Proteins encoded together in one Glandiceps talaboti chromosome 11, keGlaTala1.1, whole genome shotgun sequence window:
- the LOC144442834 gene encoding uncharacterized protein LOC144442834, with protein MASTLNMWRCIVTTTLILLTCVCPLSGAICDPDQWYGTIAELLVCKSEQEKPNPEELIFPTNDCYYNSATIDDFSISSSAGDGDIDVVSVSLGEDVQFSCHVRKNGLESYIMFLWLCRRSSPQFYECLCPNKATRPNSKVPLKFSETYEQDLTLNYTLRDVDQSSSDDYYCLTQISGGSQIYGISTISIDVKKDRKPEIVKSPSNTTVYAGEEIIFSCEANGFPIPMYTWWKDEEVFDPENSTHIWISSSGSTLHINSTIPEDTGKYRCTAMNNLGTATSQLAMLAVIQETEPVDEIRQDEPNLIPIVIGIMVAVIVVIVVVVTSLIIYQRRVNRKREEQRQKEEEANRKKRAVVTIDRLEGNNVTLNIGGDRTEVNFGNVNIGGTDLLDLIEEPENLDNNFEEDIDDNLVDPNEELPNPDPMEYQYGDEDNDNQENDDDDDNEEVEMLNMLNV; from the exons TTGAACATGTGGAGATGTATTGTTACTACAACGTTAATTTTATTGACTTGTGTTTGTCCGTTAAGTG GTGCAATCTGTGATCCAGACCAGTGGTATGGCACCATAGCAGAACTGCTAGTCTGCAAATCTGAACAAGAGAAACCAAATCCTGAAGAACTGATATTTCCAACCAATGATTGTTACTACAACTCAGCAACTATAGATGATTTCTCGATTTCGTCATCTGCTGGTGATGGTGATATCGATGTAGTGAGTGTGTCGCTAGGGGAGGACGTGCAATTCAGTTGTCATGTCAGAAAGAATGGCTTG GAATCATACATAATGTTCCTATGGCTATGTCGACGGTCATCACCACAGTTCTACGAGTGTCTTTGTCCAAACAAAGCAACACGCCCGAATTCTAAAGTTCCTTTGAAGTTTTCCGAAACGTACGAGCAAGATTTGACTCTGAATTATACATTAAGGGATGTAGATCAGAGTTCGTCCGATGACTATTACTGCCTGACGCAGATTTCTGGAGGGAGCCAGATCTATGGCATTTCTACCATAAGTATTGATGTCAAAA AGGATAGAAAACCAGAAATAGTGAAGAGCCCATCAAATACTACCGTGTATGCTGGAGAGGAAATTATATTTAGCTGTGAAGCCAATGGTTTTCCTATACCTATGTATACATGGTGGAAAGATGAGGAAGTGTTTGATCCAGAAAATAG TACTCACATTTGGATATCGTCATCTGGATCGACACTACATATAAATTCTACTATTCCGGAAGATACCGGAAAGTACCGATGTACAGCGATGAATAACCTTGGCACTGCAACGTCACAGTTAGCTATGTTGGCAGTTATTCAAg AGACTGAACCGGTCGATGAGATCAGACAAG ACGAACCAAATCTGATACCAATTGTTATAGGGATAATGGTTGCCGTCATCGTCGTCATTGTTGTCGTTGTGACGTCACTGATCATTTATCAGAGGA GGGTAAATCGCAAGAGGGAAGAACAGAGACAAAAGGAGGAAGAAGCAAATCGGAAAAAAAGAGCTGTTGTAACAATCGATCGTCTTGAGGGAAACAATGTAACTTTAAATATTGGAGGTGACAGGACCGAAGTTAACTTTGGTAATGTTAATATTGGTGGTACAGATCTCCTTGATTTGATTGAAG aACCCGAGAATTTAGACAATAACTTCGAAGAGGATATAGATGACAATTTGGTGGATCCAAACGAAGAGCTTCCAAATCCTGACCCAATGGAATATCAGTACGGTGATGAAGATAATGACAATCaggaaaatgatgatgatgatgacaatgaagaGGTAGAAATGTTGAATATGTTAAATGTATAA